From Solanum lycopersicum chromosome 8, SLM_r2.1, the proteins below share one genomic window:
- the LOC104648859 gene encoding uncharacterized protein codes for METSSEGGTHDASDSPIDLNLPLPVRMNGRETQHLSIRNPSKQLPSQDGVDGSAGAKIGSPSLRLRKGIDQTSKGGDANLRKHSRWDLQEDVANVAKCHKTQKVRLMTELLSGKFNEGRSSMNAKLISVNNMPMELNRGASPMDKGKRMAVSPSENGYQDKLRQTLRSFTNAQKHVNNDPTQRNNIPYWPTILKDNKSCEPLKVNGVGSSGSLLKEVISTGRQSNLVQLDQSRKNSFININSIIGLNYNSILQINQQPLKVSGKKASTYMSPPTNTRIFSNWHKVNYPQTQNRVFPWGNLGSTNLNTSYASDGLLRSNTSTIQVKDQTTQLSNSVQVSSPVTPRWGSHNVEISSPMKFPIAQDTTFQPYHLAENHKFGKVVISPVQKGKTISDLKSTNSMRDKDKSIKGLRSSNIFSNEGMLATQKRPFTPCNIHPPFLYDGSFLPHHRLKESSGFHTSNVPEIQSSRQHVSCSKDQSITLGPQQKKRKAHALEKLDIKELQQSTSSSGILHTTRSSGSKINMMQNDNISKTLDMRSSYTPATILPVIRISKENRPCLFNQSPGDIADADDERYFRTTEDQTIRNKSALREN; via the exons ATGGAGACATCAAGTGAAGGAGGTACTCATGATGCAAGTGATTCACCTATTGATCTTAATCTTCCATTGCCAGTAAGAATGAATGGTAGGGAAACTCAGCATCTTTCGATACG TAACCCCTCAAAGCAACTTCCTTCCCAAGATGGAGTCGATGGAAGTGCAGGAGCCAAAATTGGATCACCTTCTCTTAGATTGAGAAAGGGAATTGATCAAACATCAAAAGGAGGTGATGCAAATCTAAGAAAACACAGTAGGTGGGATTTGCAGGAAGATGTTGCAAATGTTGCAAAGTGTCATAAAACTCAAAAAGTGCGATTGATGACCGAATTGTTGAGTGGAAAATTCAATGAGGGAAGAAGTTCTATGAACGCTAAACTAATTTCAGTGAATAATATGCCCATGGAGCTAAATAGAGGTGCATCACCTATGGATAAGGGTAAGAGGATGGCGGTTTCTCCCTCAGAAAATGGATATCAAGACAAGTTACGTCAAACTCTAAGAAGCTTCACAAATGCTCAaaaacatgttaataatgaCCCAACTCAAAGAAATAACATTCCATACTGGCCGACTATACTGAAGGACAATAAAAGTTGTGAGCCTCTCAAGGTCAATGGGGTTGGATCAAGTGGATCTTTACTGAAAGAAGTAATTTCGACTGGAAGACAATCAAATTTGGTTCAATTAGATCAATCCAGGAAAAATAGTTTCATCAACATCAACTCAATCATTGGCCTGAATTATAACTCAATACTACAAATAAATCAACAACCTTTAAAAGTTTCAGGAAAAAAAGCATCAACTTATATGTCACCACCAACTAATACGAGGATATTCAGTAATTGGCATAAAGTGAATTATCCCCAAACCCAAAATAGAGTATTTCCATGGGGAAATTTAGGATCAACCAATTTGAATACATCTTATGCTAGTGATGGATTGCTCAGAAGTAATACTTCAACCATACAAGTGAAGGATCAAACAACACAACTTTCAAATTCAGTGCAAGTTTCTTCTCCTGTTACCCCCAGATGGGGGTCACACAATGTTGAAATATCAAGTCCTATGAAATTTCCTATTGCGCAGGACACAACTTTTCAACCTTACCATCTAGCTGAAAATCATAAATTTGGAAAAGTTGTTATTAGCCCAGTTCAAAAAGGAAAGACTATAAGTGACCTTAAAAGTACGAATTCAATGAGAGATAAGGACAAGAGCATCAAAGGTTTGAGGTCTTCGAATATTTTCTCCAATGAGGGAATGTTAGCAACACAAAAAAGACCTTTTACCCCTTGCAACATCCACCCACCGTTTCTCTACGATGGATCATTCTTGCCTCATCATCGGTTGAAGGAATCCTCTGGTTTTCATACGAGTAATGTTCCTGAAATTCAAAGCTCTCGACAACATGTTTCTTGCTCTAAGG ATCAAAGCATAACTCTTGGACCCCAACAGAAGAAAAGAAAGGCTCATGCACTTGAAAAACTTGACATAAAAGAATTACAACAGTCTACATCTTCAAGTGGCATTCTGCACACTACTAGAAGTTCTGgttcaaaaattaatatgatgCAGAATGATAATATTTCCAAAACATTAGACATGAGGAGCTCTTACACCCCTGCAACTATATTGCCTGTCATTAGAATTTCTAAAGAGAATCGTCCTTGTCTTTTTAATCAAAGTCCTGGTGATATTGCGGATGCTGATGATGAAAGGTATTTCAGAACTACTGAGGATCAAACAATTCGCAACAAGAGTGCTTTGCGAGAAAACTAG